In Lolium rigidum isolate FL_2022 chromosome 3, APGP_CSIRO_Lrig_0.1, whole genome shotgun sequence, the genomic window AAGTCACCATTGTCGGGAGCAGCGTTGGCCGTCGGGAGCACCGCCGCTGCGCACCGGGTCGCCACGGGGAGAAATGTCTGGTGGCCGGCGAGAGCAGCACAGCCCGCTGCCGCGCGTCGTGCCTCCACCGGGAGCAGCAGCAGTGATCCATCTTTTCCTCACGGGCTCAGGTGCTCTCTCTTTTCTATCTGTCTCTCTCTTTGTCTCTCGTTCAATAACCCTCCTGTGAAGGGAGATCTCCTGGAGGCGGATGTAAGAGCTGAGGCAAGCTGCTCCTGTTTGATTTCTTCCTCAACCCTAGCCTCCTCCATGCCGGtgtaggagcaggaggagcacgcggaagttgaggcggagcagcggcggagaccacttcttcttcctcgagccacaccaacactcattttcgTCCAGGTATGTGTCCCTCTTCTGTCCCTCTTTCTATTTGCTATTCATTCCCCTCAGGCTAACCCCATGGCCACCCATCTTCCTGCTCTGGAAAAGGCAGGGGCGTGGAGAAATCAAGGAGGTACCGGATGGGAAGCAGCCAGAGGCGCAGCACGGGCTATGGTTGGAGAAGTCCGAGCGCCGATGCCGTTTCCAAGAGGGGTCATAGCGAGATGGCCCACAAGCGTCTGGCGAGGGATGCATTGGCGTCGCTATCTTCGGCCACCTCTGGCAGGTCGGCTTCGGCGCTGCAAATTCGCCACCAACCTCCCTTCTTGCGCCGCCCGCCTTCGCAGCACGGCCTACCAGCCCTCGATGGGTATGATTTTCTGTCTTCGGCCAGCACGTCCACCCTCTGTTTCACCttctccattctttctcgctgcTACTCCATCCTCTCCACTTCAGATTGGCCATATCACCCTGTGATTTCTTGCAGGAACTAATTTCTTTCCCCTGCTCCCGATAGATATTTGGTTCATCCTTTCACGTTCAGTGGAGATTATGGTCAAGGTAAGGGTACCTTCTCTCCAAGCTTTCTCATTTGTATGGTAATGAATATAGCTCAGCGATGCAATACTTTTGTGCAGTGAAACTTGCTGCATTTTTAGCAATACAATGTTTACTCATTTACTTTCTTATTGAATCGTTAATTTGGGGATAGATTTTGAACATGTCTTGGTAGGCCTTTGTTGTAATTTTAGGCATTTTTCTCACATCAATACCATGTGGTAGAATTTGGTACCCTGGGATTTTGTCACTGATTATGACCATTTCAGTCTTTACCTTCCAAATGCCAAATTGGTGATGTCAACTGAGCGAAGGAGGGGTTACACCCACGTCGTGGCAGAGGCAGACATTCTGCGACAGTTTGTTCCTTCACCATGGTGGGTTCCTACCAATTCTTGTTGAGTCTTCCCTCCCCTCTCAATCTCTCTGAATGCCCATTTATGCAGATTTGACATGTGGTCTGGTTTGAACTAACTTGATATTTTGGTACAGATTTGGATATGGTTGATGCAATCCTATGCTCCTCTCAAGTTCACTTTCTTTGTACAGCTTCAGTGATGCTACAGGTTTCATTCTTGAGGTAAGGAAAATTACCTTAGATGATCCTTCATTTTTCTATGCTGTTTTGCGAAAAGAAGTTGCATTGTATGGAAATAAGCTATTTGTAATAACTGAGATGGCTTCCTTGTTTTTGACTGGTCAGGAATGTTGATGCCTTGCAATTTAGTTTTTGAAGTTCAAATGCATATGCATGTTGTTCAAGTAGTGACACTGATAGacatttctgttttttttatatCTCAGGGCTCTACAGAAAATGGTCGTATGATGAAAGGTGCATATGAAAAAAAACGTGTGTCAATTAATCTCACAGCTTGTGAGTCTAATAGCCACAGTTTTTAGGCAACATTTAACAGCATAGACCGTATTACTAAAAGATGCCATGTCTAATCTGAACATTACCTTTAAGAAGCAGCGGGTGACTCTGACGATGCAAATTTTGCAGCCACATGCCATTCAGCATAGATTTGCGATCAATCATGTTAATTTGTCCTGTCTCGATGCTACTTCAATCACAGATATACAATGGGAAGCCTATGTGTGTTATCCAGAAATATATTTCCATATTACTACGATAAGTTGGTAATTAACATGAAGCTTGCTTATATGTTACTTCTCTATCTTTTATCTTTACTTGCAGGTTATTTTGTCTTTACGATCTGTTTCTTCTACAAAATCTGTGGTAGGAAAGAACACAGCTTGAGACTTCCCAGTTATACAAGGAAGCTGGAGTCAATCAACTAACAATAAATGTGAAATGAATTATATGGTATATCAACTCATATTAGGTGACTATTCATATTAGCTAATCATATTTTCTACTTTATATAGACTCTACGTTGCTTAGGAAAATATCCATATTTTCTGATTCATTAGCACCATTGCTACCTCGtattattattattgttttttatgAAGGATGATTGTTCATATTAGCTAATCCAATTTTCTACTTCCTATGAACTCTACCGTTATTTAGGGCAAATATCCCTATTTCTGATTGAATACCGTTATTTTGTGATGCATCTTCCCATATTTCATTTTTATGCATTGTAGATTAATCGGGTAAAGATAATCCTTTATTATGCTTATGCAGAGTGTGATTTAGATACTTCTGCAGTGCACATTTTGTATCATGGCGATATACACATGTCTCCTAAGAGGTGCCATGAGATCTTTAGTAGTTGTAAAAGCTAGAGGATTCATATTTGGCCCAGGATCCCGTTGGCCATTGGCGCAAAATTCGTACTGTTGCGCAAACCTGAGAAACTCCCAGGTAATCTCACCTGCAAAGTTTACCATCCGCAGAGGTGAAGAGGATTTCACATGTATTTATATCAAGTGTTGTGCGAGTACTACAACACCCTGAAACTTGGCTGAATGTATTATCTAGCCCATTAAGTACGCACTACTATAGGCATCGGTTTTCTAAAGAGTTTCTGTTGAGTAGACTCATTAAATTCTGCTACTGGAAGGTGGATCAAACATTATAGAGATTGTAAGCATGTTCTGATCGATTAGGCCGCAGCTTGTGATAGATTACAGACACAATTGTATGTACCTTCATCATGCTGTTGATTTAGCTCTTAGAAATAGTGAAGGTGAACTGATTTTCAGAAGTTATGTACTAGCGTATGGAACGGATTGCTTTGATATGCACATTGGAGCCATCGAACCGGGCGACCTCGATGATTTGGTCGCAGCTGATGGGATACTTTCTGCTGCTATAAGACTCATTCATGAGCATCTTTTGCATGTTATTATCTTCTCTCTAAAATTGATATCTTGGATGAGACCCTGCTAATCTAGGAACTGTTATGCATTATTTCTTTATTGCATTACATGCCAATAAATGTGGTCTGCTCATTTTAGGTATCAAATGGAAGAACAAATTTTCTATCTAACTAATCAGTCTACATGTGTACATGATATCCAAATTTTCacgattttatttttattttgtgcttcTTTGTCTCTGTCAAATATTCCTTTTCCTGCTTTACATATTGACGTCCTTTAGTTCTGCAGTAGATATCGGAAACTCAAAACTGATCCGAGGTGCATATGCAcatggtatgtataaaacatatttcaaaaacataaaaaaattaggaaaTTTTTTCGCATGTAgttggacatgttctatgtgtgcacgtaaagatCACATAAAACCGACACTTTTTGTGCCCTGTGTAAAAAGGACAAAAAAAATGTCTCGAGAAATAGATTACTTTAGCACCAAaatttgtatttttacagagggcACAAAACATGTCGttttttttgctgaaacaacttagtGAGCATGTATCATgtcaagatatacacaagacattTTTTGTATaggtttaacattttaaaatatgatttaAATCATTTTAAATAAAGGGTGCATGCACCCTGGTGCAGAAACACCATATCCCTTTTTTCCTTCTACACCACAGATATTGGTTTCCTACACCCCTTTTTATCTATCCATTTCATTGGTTATAACTACTCTCTTatcttttttttgaaaaggaACTATGCTCTCTTCCATCGTTTCTTTACAACTCTCGGCAGCATTTCAGAATGAGTGCAGCCTTGCCTCTGTGAAATTGGATATGTATGATCTGTGAGCTTGTGTCTGTAAGTATGCATCTCACGGTAGGCATCACTTTATTCTTGCTGTGTGCAAAACTTCATATGCAATTGATCATATAAGCCAAAACTTCACTAACTGTACTTAATCGATTTAGCACCAGAACTTATAATCTATTTTTTTCTGCTATGGATTATAATCAGATTCTTCCATCTAAGTTGTCATACCATTGTTCTATTTCTGGCAGGTTCCATAATAGTATAGCTAAATTCGAATTATTTATATCTGAATTGTGTATGGCCACTAACCATCATGTCACCTGTGCAGAGCTCATACATTTTGCTACTTCTAGCTCAGGAACTCATGTTGCAATGTTGTTTCCACTTCAGGGAAAACGTAGTCAATTCATATTGTTTCcttaatatatatttttttcaCTTAACTACTAAGCATGCATTTGCATCAACCATCTTATTTCGTATGTGCAGTGCACAgacatgatgcgatgcataatcaACTATCTGTTTCTAGCTCAAGGTGTCATGCCAGTGCTTCCTCCACTGCAAGGCAAACACAAGTAAATGTTCcatattttcttattttttatgCTATCATAGAAACAAATGAGGAAAATGAGCCAAGGTAATTTGCCTCCCTTCCTCCTGATCTCCCTCCTCTCTATTTAATCTCCACAATATAAAGTACTGGCTTTGTATTGAAGAACCACTTACTTTCACCAGTTTGGAGATGGATTAAAGAGATGGATGGCTATTCATCTGTTCAATATATCCCTCTCCTTAAGAAAAACACAGACAGACAATTGTGGCAATTGTAACACAGTACACAAACATTTACATGCTGGAGCTTGACATGATGTATCAAGTAAAGAAAGTAGCTTTGATTTTTCTTTCAATTATGCTTTCTTCTAGACTACTTTTTGTTGCATCACTTCATTTACCAGGTTACTCTAGAGGATAAAAAACTGGTGCTGAAGCTATATGCACTCTTTGTTTAAAGCTATCTGAACAAGGTTGGAGCCAGGTCACAAAGTGTATTCACTATTTGATTTTTCGATGGACAAACTGGGTGTCCAAGTTTGCAATTTTAGTGACAATGACACAATGCGAAGGTAGGGAAGTTCGTGTGACTATTGTATTTAACTCTGCGCTGTGAGCGGAATGTTCTCTTGTGTACCTCTCCATATCTGTAATAAAGGCCAAGAGCTATGAAACAACAGAGGATTCTGTATGTGTAAAAGCTATCACATATCACATATGTTTATGTGGGACAAATACAATCATCATAGCCTGCATATGTGTATTATCCATCAGCGTTTGCTACTCCGTTCGTAATTTTGTTCTATTGACTTTTTTTGGGAAACGTAAAAAAATATTATCGTTTCATGGCCTGATTTTTTTGTTGTTATATAAAATGTAAATGTGAATGAAttttacgggatcgtgcgccaaggcgcacatctaaatctagtgaaTGATTATGAAGGAGATAGCAGCGAGGAAGGTGGAATTTCAGGAGGAGATTTTTCAGCACGAACGACGAGCAATATCCACCTGTTaccttttttccctttttttctttccttttattCCTTTCTTATTCCCAGCCTCTACCTGACTGATAGCCTCGCGCGCTCGCCCGATCGCCTCGCCTCCCACTCCATGttgcccccctccccctccccgcgCTCGCCTTGCCTCCCACCCTGCGTCGGTCGTCCACCCCCAACTCGCCTTGCGCCGCCCACCACCCTCCTGCGCACGAAGCAGATTGGAACGCTCGGCCGAGGTTAGAGGAGGACCATAATTGCCATAATCGACGTTGAAGTGCGGCAGACGGTGGAGAGCATCGGCGAGCTTGGCGCCAAATTGAGGGTTCCTAGGTCCATTGCTTGTACAAGAAGCGTGTTTGGCAACTTGTGGGAATTTTGGATGCGAGAGTTAGTCAAGGGATTGGGCTAGGGAAGTTGATGATTAGTCCCAATCCCACGTTTGGTAGGTCGTAGGTGATGGGAATTAGTAGGGAATTGACGGATGCTATTTCTTCTCTGTCATGAAACAAGCCATTTTCGTTCACATGTTAGACGCCCGTGCTGTAACATTTGTAGGTCACCTCCATCAGGAAACGTTACCGGCAGAAGGATTGAAGGAGCCGCCAgtcgctaagagcatctccactggcagctccaaataggcgccggcagagcGTCGGCACCTCCGTTTGAGGGATGCCGGCACAACATCCTtcatttgggggagctgctcccacaccggcgctccTCATATCACAGTCTAAttagataatttgaatttgaaaactcaAACACAAGCAtagaaatttgaataagtttacgaatatgaagtttgggccaacacacatccatcaaattcgaataggttttggaataagaagtttgggccaacacacggccaccagatCGCCGTCTTCGGCGCAAAAAAAAAGGGCTTCCAAGCcagatgatcacatgaaggaggtcACGAacggctcaacctcgacgacttcctCATCGGCGGCCGGCGGTAGCTCCatcgctgcaacaggatccacggtcgccggtggaggcatgaacgtcgacggtgccgggggagacatgaatgtggacggtgccggggtagacatgaacgtggacggtgccgggggagacgccgacgcagctcgcgccgccatcacctcttggccgatgcgctcgtgGTACATCTCTTGCCACGCCCGCGCCaacgggtccatcttctccatgttggccatcaagatcttcgattcttgagaaattttggccaacgatagctgcgtcgcttcgttggtggccttcatggcagcggcgtgagATTCCAGCTTCaccgcctccaccttctccctctccaacgcgatcttcatgtcttgcttttcgaggattgccttccacacgacggTGGCCCTATCTGACGCTTCCTTGTTCTCAACTGAGAATGAGTTGATCATCTTCTCGAGGGAGGCGTCCACGACTGCCAATAACAGCGCCGCATTCCTCTCGGCATTGGCcctcttgttgccaatggggcgcccggtggaggcgccgACTGGATCGACCGCcccatcttccccgtccttcaatagagtgtggaggaggtcgtcccatttcttacaaccttggagcttgttgtagcaatgcatgaaggggaAGTCTTTGTCCTCGTGTTGTTGCTTGTACATTTCGAGAGCATGGAAAACCTAACAATATATGATGCATAACAAGATGgttcatcaattcatatgtaacaacatggatcatcaattcatatgtaacaataaggatcatcaattcatatgtaagAAGATGgttcatcaattcatatgtaacaacatggatcatcaaataagataggcgtagatcatacccaatccaccatcgtcttgccACTCTCCTTCCGGTTCTTGATATTCTCATAGTAGgcatggaacttgctacacgaCCCCTTGATCAAGTTCTAATGGtgagagagggcgccctcgttccggtTCATCTCCATGGTGGCAtaatcaccatagttcttcttctcgttgaagcaatcgagaatgcgcttgtagtacttgcccccggtttggtttgcgctggtgatggggcaaaagctcacttgcttccacaCCTCAATAAGGCATTCATCCTCCAAGGACCTCCACCTCGGGCCACGAGTGCCGGTGGAACGCCTGcgcgtcgtggtcgtggtcgtggttgtggtcacgccggtgtcggcgtcgattCGCTCCTCCTGGACgtcctcctcaccttcgtccccgtcggcctcttcttcatagtcgTCGACGGGGGATTCGTAGGCATGACCGCGTATGATACCGTTCAggatctcctcctcgccggcaatcTAGGCATAAAGTAACAAACTTTCAGTCGCCGCTGGTGTCTACGATGCAGACAACACATGAAAAGTAAGGAAACACACCTCGTCCTCGCCCATGAACACGCCGGACGCGCTGCCGAACAAGGATAAAGAGGGACACGAGGCGGAGCTCTGGGGTGCTTCGGCTCAGTGGTGAACGTTCTGGAATGGATGGGTGACAACGGACATGGTGTCGGTGGGTTTCGAGAGCTCCCAGAGAAGAAGAAATTTCAGCCCCACCAAAACGCGAGGACAAAGTACACACCACACTCGATTTGGCCTCGCAACCTACGTATGTTCGTCTCGTGTGGAGATTTTCTCCGTGCCTTATAATTTTTTTACGGATCATGCGTGTTTAAGGGATCTGATCTACGCCCATTTTTTGACAGAAACCGAGAAACACCAATTATTTAACTTGGCTTGTTTACAATGAACGGTAACGAAAATCTGCATCCTGGACGGTAACGACTTTTAGTCTTGGTACTTGTCATGTGTGGTTTATTAATAGCATCTCCAGTCGCCCCCCCCCCCATTCGGCATCCGGCGATGCCGTTCCGCTGGCCgaattgggggaggagggggggggggcataAATTTAAAGTACATAAAAACTGGGCTCCTCCTTTGATCATGTACAAATGATCCATCAAATtctattttttttgcgaaacacggtACATACgtggacgctcatacatacgcacaTACACTCATCTCTATAGACACACACGGACACCATACCCgaatgagcacctccgagagactgcgTCAAAAGAAACTTCATCCGacaggtcttgagattgacgaagtcaccacaaacgcctcgctgtcgacggaaacatcgcCTCCCATTGAAGAACAtgtggtttgaactctggtgggctggaggtgccactgccctcctaatcaCCCAACCATAGGTTGGTTCTCTGTTCCACTAGATTCTCTTGAAGTTGGTAATGAATCGTTGTGTCTTGAATTTCctgacgttgatatcattgtgatTGTGAGATCCAGCCATACCGAAGAAAGCATGCCAAGTGCATAGTTCTTCATCTGCCACTGTCTGTGGTATCACACTGCGGCTTCCTTTGTGCCTTTTGTACATTTCTTGCCAAGCAAATGGATAGttctttcatcttcaatgcatGGAGTCGATGCTGAAAGAATATCTCTTCATCAttatggttttgtgtgtttgatgacaacatatgAAATACTCTAATTTGTATCAAGTGGTGCAAACTTGATCGATGTTGTTTACATGTTGAGAAGAAACAAACAAAGGAAGaatgaagaagaagggaagaaacAACATTTGCATAGGCCGGAAATTTCTGGCCCcccaaaaacggctaaggacttaaggGTCCGGAACCactggacccccccccccccccccccgcccccgaaATTTGGCCGGAAATTTCAGTGGCAACCGGTTATTCTGGCCCCTACTTAGGCCGGAATTTTCGCCCCTGTTTCTTCTCATACGACTCGATTTTgacgggggtataaatacccccatcTTCCCCAAGATTAGGTTGCTCAATTTGTTCAAGTTCTTCAAAATCAGTTGAGCCACCAATTTTCACTTGAtctccttgatgtctacgcacgcttctattcctgtagacagtgttgggcc contains:
- the LOC124703560 gene encoding uncharacterized protein LOC124703560; the protein is MATHLPALEKAGAWRNQGGTGWEAARGAARAMVGEVRAPMPFPRGVIARWPTSVWRGMHWRRYLRPPLAGRLRRCKFATNLPSCAARLRSTAYQPSMGTNFFPLLPIDIWFILSRSVEIMVKSLPSKCQIGDVN